One part of the Bombus terrestris chromosome 13, iyBomTerr1.2, whole genome shotgun sequence genome encodes these proteins:
- the LOC100649706 gene encoding protein escargot gives MLVEETPRSFAKKNNNYSHCPLKKRPVHVLPAEEVPEVIKEEIIDVVMDDIPEPENLSTKPQDLSKTAERHQQQQEPEQRVSRSPSPVIKTSLSPPLITRPVSPTMHNHVHPVHHIHHHHYPTKAITPPVGIAPIHLVAKKARVEVIQHDNSSSTAVTATSAPLHFMASKAPLEPLNLNTPVEPLAHYATPAWVRAAPLYPPHYLPYPTAYHHYHHAGTELYPSYPIPAYPHSSPEHHPSISPPPHGALTCPTIQRPIARSYAHWASPDHCGLSPTSSLSSGSLRSPPPVTPEDLSSPGSDSGRSSAGSTSTSSTIANPKIEKIGVSSGSTTSLSSSSSSSSSSSSTTSPRYQCPDCGKSYSTYSGLSKHQQFHCAAAEGQAKKSFSCKYCDKVYVSLGALKMHIRTHTLPCKCHLCGKAFSRPWLLQGHIRTHTGEKPFSCQHCKRAFADRSNLRAHLQTHSDVKKYSCTSCSKTFSRMSLLTKHQEGGCPGVAVPMGYGC, from the exons ATGTTGGTCGAAGAAACACCGAGGAGCTTCGCGAAGAAGAACAACAATTACAGCCACTGTCCGCTGAAAAAGCGGCCAGTGCATGTCCTGCCAGCCGAAGAAGTTCCGGAAGTAATTAAAG aAGAGATTATCGATGTCGTGATGGACGATATCCCCGAGCCAGAGAACCTGAGCACAAAGCCGCAGGATCTGAGTAAAACGGCGGAGCGACATCAGCAGCAACAGGAACCGGAGCAACGCGTCTCCAGGTCTCCTTCGCCGGTCATCAAAACGTCCTTGTCGCCTCCATTGATAACCAGGCCGGTCTCTCCAACGATGCACAATCACGTGCACCCTGTTCATCACATCCATCATCATCACTATCCAACGAAAGCGATCACGCCACCGGTAGGCATCGCGCCGATTCATCTCGTGGCGAAGAAAGCGCGAGTGGAAGTGATTCAGCACGATAATTCGTCATCGACGGCGGTGACAGCCACGTCGGCGCCGTTGCACTTCATGGCGAGCAAGGCGCCGCTGGAACCCTTAAACTTGAACACGCCGGTCGAACCATTGGCGCATTACGCGACTCCAGCCTGGGTTCGAGCAGCTCCACTCTATCCGCCACATTATTTGCCCTATCCGACGGCTTATCATCATTACCACCACGCGGGAACAGAGTTGTATCCGTCCTATCCGATACCAGCGTACCCTCACTCGTCACCGGAGCATCATCCATCGATTTCTCCGCCACCGCACGGTGCATTAACTTGTCCAACAATTCAAAGACCGATCGCAAGGAGTTACGCTCATTGGGCCAGTCCTGACCATTGTGGCTTGTCACCGACGAGTTCCTTAAGCTCTGGATCGCTCAGGTCGCCTCCACCAGTTACACCCGAAGATTTATCTTCGCCTGGAAGCGACAGCGGAAGATCGTCCGCTGGAAGTACATCGACAAGCTCGACGATCGCGAACCCGAAAATCGAAAAAATTGGGGTGTCCAGTGGTTCCACAACGTCCTTATCCTCGTCTTCGTCCTCATCTTCGTCTTCCTCGTCGACAACGTCGCCCAGGTACCAATGTCCCGATTGTGGCAAATCTTATTCGACGTACTCCGGCCTGTCAAAGCATCAACAATTTCACTGCGCGGCGGCCGAGGGACAAGCGAAAAAATCGTTCTCGTGCAAATACTGCGACAAGGTGTACGTCAGCCTGGGCGCGTTGAAGATGCACATCAGGACGCACACGTTACCCTGCAAGTGCCATCTCTGCGGGAAGGCGTTCTCCAGGCCGTGGCTGCTTCAAGGGCACATCAGAACGCACACAGGAGAGAAGCCCTTCAGCTGTCAGCACTGCAAGCGAGCCTTTGCCGACAGGAGCAACCTCAGGGCGCATCTACAGACGCACAGTGACGTGAAGAAGTATTCGTGCACATCGTGCAGCAAAACCTTCAGCAGAATGTCACTGTTGACGAAACATCAGGAGGGTGGTTGTCCCGGTGTCGCTGTTCCCATGGGTTACGGTTGTTAA